From Streptomyces sp. NBC_00237, a single genomic window includes:
- a CDS encoding D-alanyl-D-alanine carboxypeptidase translates to MAGESPGKSEQRKSSGETADSDARDPRGARDKKDPRLAVFRERAQGETDPVAADGADEVTHESARESARKSSQDAPGSDGKGTPAPAEGTDQPTATFRTRPRGTELPEAAAGTADAEPGAEAEAESASSDEEKPSAEPEKAPEAAESEESAGSGETPEPGDSRLRAAVAAWVATSDDPDEDTSAEGAEKEAAKDAPEAEPDPEPAAEAESSDAPDAGDAGAAKDEPKAASKADPKPGPKVESKDEQPDAGDASEEPDPEASADDDPAEPDGDTSESSAKAADPDPAPVPAKKPAPAATDGDADKDAAADKDESADDGKADDGKADDGKGVDQATAVFKTMRPTGPKVDQPTAMLKLPSEDPKGAGSTSGAKTGRKAESDAERTSKFVPLKPDDVRSPKPPRRPGETAGQPGAGQSQSRPVPPPPGPGLPEAERTKQQPLPPKPPLDLLAELTNKPAPPETPVRTTVRRFKIWTPLVLLLVVVFGVVQFVRPLPDAKLELSAAPTFTFGGGKTEMPWPGEGQSAIEVDGVGSMGTDGAQKPAPIASMAKAMTAYVILKDHPITGKETGPKITVDQAAEDDGKKGDESTAQIKKGQEYTQREMLMMLMIPSGNNVARLLGRWDAGSEEKFLEKMNAAAKDLGMTNTRYTDSSGFDKGTVSTPVDQIKLGRAVMENDIFRKIVDMPQVEIPGLPGKIYNNNKILLEPGVNGIKTGSTTPAGGNLLFTANTVIDGKERRIIGAVMNQTTGKILNEKLDKAIFDSLKLIKKAQEIVTSAAVVKKGDVVGYVDDGLGGRTPVVATKELKAIGWPGLKVDLAIGAQPGKPVPHAAKAGDVVGEVTVGTGPGKVSAPVALQSELTEPGLGAKLTRLG, encoded by the coding sequence GTGGCGGGCGAGTCCCCCGGCAAGTCGGAGCAGCGGAAGTCGTCGGGGGAGACGGCTGACAGCGATGCGCGCGATCCGCGCGGCGCGCGCGACAAGAAGGACCCCCGGCTCGCGGTGTTCCGCGAGAGGGCGCAGGGCGAGACGGACCCGGTGGCGGCCGACGGTGCCGACGAGGTGACGCACGAGTCGGCGCGGGAATCGGCGCGGAAATCGTCGCAGGACGCTCCCGGGAGCGACGGCAAGGGCACCCCGGCACCGGCCGAGGGCACGGACCAGCCGACGGCGACGTTCCGTACGCGTCCGAGGGGCACGGAGCTCCCGGAGGCGGCGGCCGGGACGGCGGACGCCGAACCGGGTGCCGAGGCGGAAGCGGAATCTGCTTCCTCGGACGAGGAGAAGCCTTCAGCCGAGCCGGAGAAGGCGCCCGAGGCGGCGGAGTCCGAGGAGTCCGCAGGCTCCGGGGAGACCCCCGAGCCGGGAGACTCCCGTCTGCGTGCGGCGGTGGCGGCCTGGGTCGCGACGTCGGACGACCCCGACGAGGACACCTCGGCCGAGGGTGCGGAAAAGGAAGCGGCGAAGGACGCTCCGGAGGCGGAGCCCGATCCGGAGCCCGCTGCGGAAGCGGAATCCTCTGACGCGCCGGACGCGGGCGACGCGGGTGCCGCGAAGGACGAGCCGAAGGCCGCATCGAAGGCCGACCCGAAGCCCGGCCCGAAGGTCGAGTCGAAGGACGAGCAGCCCGACGCGGGCGACGCGTCGGAGGAGCCCGATCCGGAAGCTTCGGCGGACGACGACCCGGCGGAGCCCGATGGCGACACCTCGGAGTCCTCCGCCAAGGCGGCCGACCCCGACCCCGCACCCGTACCGGCGAAGAAGCCCGCACCTGCCGCGACAGACGGGGACGCGGACAAGGACGCGGCAGCGGACAAGGACGAGTCCGCCGACGACGGCAAGGCCGACGACGGCAAGGCCGACGACGGCAAGGGCGTCGACCAGGCGACCGCCGTGTTCAAGACCATGCGGCCCACCGGGCCGAAGGTCGACCAGCCCACCGCCATGCTCAAGCTCCCCTCGGAGGACCCGAAGGGCGCCGGGAGCACGTCCGGAGCCAAGACCGGGCGCAAGGCCGAGTCGGACGCGGAGCGGACCAGCAAGTTCGTACCGCTGAAGCCCGATGACGTACGGAGTCCCAAGCCGCCGCGTCGGCCCGGTGAGACCGCCGGGCAGCCGGGGGCGGGGCAGTCGCAGTCGCGGCCCGTGCCGCCGCCGCCCGGTCCGGGGCTGCCGGAGGCCGAGCGGACGAAGCAGCAGCCGCTGCCGCCGAAGCCGCCGCTGGACCTGCTGGCCGAGCTGACGAACAAGCCCGCGCCGCCGGAGACCCCGGTGCGCACGACCGTGCGCCGGTTCAAGATCTGGACGCCGCTGGTCCTGCTGCTGGTGGTCGTCTTCGGCGTGGTCCAGTTCGTACGTCCCCTCCCGGACGCGAAGCTGGAACTGAGCGCGGCACCGACGTTCACCTTCGGCGGCGGCAAGACCGAGATGCCGTGGCCCGGCGAGGGCCAGTCGGCGATCGAGGTCGACGGCGTCGGCAGCATGGGCACGGACGGCGCGCAGAAGCCCGCGCCGATCGCGAGCATGGCGAAGGCCATGACGGCGTACGTGATCCTCAAGGACCACCCGATCACGGGCAAGGAGACCGGCCCGAAGATCACGGTGGACCAGGCGGCCGAGGACGACGGCAAGAAGGGCGACGAGTCGACCGCGCAGATCAAGAAGGGTCAGGAGTACACGCAGCGCGAGATGCTGATGATGCTCATGATCCCGTCGGGCAACAACGTGGCGCGACTGCTGGGCCGTTGGGACGCGGGTTCCGAGGAGAAGTTCCTTGAGAAGATGAACGCCGCCGCCAAGGACCTCGGCATGACCAACACCAGGTACACCGACTCCAGCGGCTTCGACAAGGGCACGGTGAGCACCCCGGTCGACCAGATCAAGCTCGGTCGCGCGGTGATGGAGAACGACATCTTCCGCAAGATCGTGGACATGCCGCAGGTCGAGATCCCGGGTCTGCCGGGCAAGATCTACAACAACAACAAGATCCTGCTTGAGCCGGGCGTGAACGGCATCAAGACGGGCTCGACCACCCCGGCGGGCGGCAACCTGCTGTTCACGGCGAACACGGTCATCGACGGCAAGGAGCGCCGGATCATCGGCGCGGTGATGAACCAGACCACCGGGAAGATCCTCAACGAGAAGCTCGACAAGGCGATCTTCGACAGCCTGAAGCTGATCAAGAAGGCGCAGGAGATCGTGACCTCGGCCGCGGTGGTCAAGAAGGGCGACGTCGTCGGGTACGTGGACGACGGGCTCGGCGGCCGGACCCCGGTCGTGGCGACCAAGGAGCTCAAGGCGATCGGCTGGCCGGGTCTGAAGGTCGACCTGGCGATCGGCGCCCAGCCGGGCAAGCCGGTGCCGCACGCGGCGAAGGCGGGCGACGTGGTCGGCGAGGTGACGGTCGGCACGGGGCCCGGCAAGGTGAGCGCACCGGTCGCCCTCCAGTCCGAGCTGACCGAACCGGGCCTCGGCGCCAAACTCACACGCCTGGGCTGA
- a CDS encoding DUF4855 domain-containing protein, producing the protein MITKATFLVATTLLAAALGPSALEVQPPPDPGRPTGYLSPARAGFQHAALVYHESRRRPAHLDALASLGFDAYVALRFVAPATGECTDYGATTLADWRGLLDAWFGGAGGAGGDEGDLARLDAAVGRAGKGPSQVVVAVPWPSPEQHAFGAVEAGGRSLDFRRAEDRTAAVDWYAREVRARFASAGLRHLRLWGLYFMREDATGGDPAWLPQATAAVHARRMRALWIPYADAPGVEESARLGFDAVVLQPSYAFTSPLDGGTTSASRLRSTARRAQRLGLGVEIEARRGGVDADGGRLLRQYLAEGAAQGYQGAVSAWFMGWGDTVPWRPGSPVRGPVGDYLAGRTVRDDDLHPEWEWDGGRSVARSSFPARDGLRALRVDLEDGAARTVSLVRVRTHAAGGGWQDAGWAAVRPPEHIDREGPSVAVPLALRGGVDGLEVRFDRGVGSAASGGSRGSGGSGGSGGSVRMTGDVQWQWPPVPARVTSPALYPDRGQRQLTDGVWAAGGWEAARSVGWSGWLGETRVAVDLGRVRSLSRVVVRTHGGGGGGGPVAGPASGAGVGVPGLRSCGDRRAAVSGDCGTGHRGRAE; encoded by the coding sequence GTGATCACGAAGGCAACCTTCCTCGTCGCGACGACTTTGCTGGCGGCGGCCCTGGGGCCGTCGGCCCTGGAGGTTCAGCCGCCTCCCGACCCCGGCAGGCCCACCGGTTACCTCTCCCCCGCGCGGGCCGGATTCCAGCACGCGGCGCTCGTCTATCACGAGTCGCGGCGGCGGCCCGCCCACCTGGACGCGCTCGCCTCCCTCGGCTTCGACGCGTACGTGGCGCTGCGGTTCGTCGCTCCGGCGACCGGCGAGTGCACCGACTACGGGGCGACGACGCTCGCGGACTGGCGGGGGCTGCTCGACGCCTGGTTCGGCGGCGCAGGCGGCGCAGGCGGCGATGAGGGCGACCTCGCGCGGCTCGACGCGGCGGTCGGCCGGGCCGGGAAGGGCCCCTCGCAGGTCGTCGTGGCCGTGCCGTGGCCCTCGCCCGAGCAGCACGCCTTCGGGGCCGTGGAGGCGGGCGGCAGATCGCTCGACTTCCGGCGGGCGGAGGACCGTACGGCAGCCGTGGACTGGTACGCCCGTGAGGTGCGCGCACGGTTCGCCTCGGCCGGACTCCGCCACCTCCGCCTCTGGGGCCTGTACTTCATGCGCGAGGACGCGACCGGGGGCGACCCGGCGTGGCTGCCGCAGGCGACCGCAGCCGTGCACGCCCGCCGGATGCGCGCCCTGTGGATTCCGTACGCGGACGCGCCGGGCGTGGAGGAGAGCGCGCGGCTCGGCTTCGACGCGGTGGTCCTCCAGCCCTCGTACGCCTTCACCTCCCCGCTCGACGGCGGCACGACCAGCGCGTCCCGGCTGCGTTCGACGGCCCGCCGGGCGCAGCGGCTCGGGCTCGGCGTCGAGATCGAGGCGCGCAGGGGCGGCGTGGACGCGGACGGCGGGCGGCTGCTGCGGCAGTACCTCGCGGAGGGGGCGGCGCAGGGCTATCAGGGGGCGGTGTCGGCGTGGTTCATGGGGTGGGGCGACACGGTGCCGTGGCGGCCGGGGTCGCCGGTGCGGGGTCCGGTGGGCGACTACCTCGCGGGCCGCACCGTACGGGACGACGATCTGCATCCGGAGTGGGAGTGGGACGGCGGCCGCTCCGTGGCGCGGTCCTCCTTCCCGGCGCGGGACGGGCTGCGGGCGCTGCGGGTGGATCTGGAGGACGGGGCCGCGCGGACGGTCTCGCTCGTACGGGTGCGGACGCACGCGGCGGGGGGCGGGTGGCAGGACGCGGGGTGGGCGGCGGTGCGACCGCCGGAGCACATCGACCGGGAGGGGCCGTCGGTGGCGGTGCCGTTGGCCCTCCGGGGCGGGGTGGACGGGCTGGAGGTGCGGTTCGACCGGGGGGTCGGCTCTGCTGCTTCCGGCGGTTCCCGCGGCTCCGGCGGTTCCGGCGGTTCCGGTGGCTCCGTACGGATGACGGGTGATGTCCAGTGGCAGTGGCCGCCGGTGCCTGCGCGGGTCACCTCCCCCGCGCTCTACCCGGACCGGGGGCAGCGGCAGCTCACCGACGGGGTGTGGGCGGCCGGAGGGTGGGAGGCGGCGCGGAGCGTGGGGTGGTCGGGGTGGCTGGGCGAGACGCGGGTCGCCGTCGACCTCGGGCGGGTGCGGTCGCTGTCGCGGGTGGTGGTGCGGACGCACGGGGGTGGGGGGGGCGGGGGTCCAGTGGCCGGACCAGCCAGTGGCGCTGGTGTCGGAGTGCCCGGTCTCCGGTCATGCGGGGATCGGCGGGCCGCCGTGTCCGGTGACTGCGGTACGGGCCACCGGGGCCGTGCCGAGTGA
- a CDS encoding cold-shock protein yields MATGTVKWFNSEKGFGFIEQDGGGADVFAHYSNIATSGFRELQEGQKVNFDVTQGQKGPQAENIVPA; encoded by the coding sequence ATGGCTACTGGCACCGTGAAGTGGTTCAACTCGGAAAAGGGCTTCGGCTTCATTGAGCAGGACGGCGGCGGCGCCGACGTCTTCGCCCACTACTCGAACATCGCCACCTCCGGCTTCCGTGAGCTCCAGGAAGGCCAGAAGGTGAACTTCGACGTCACGCAGGGCCAGAAGGGCCCGCAGGCGGAGAACATCGTCCCCGCCTAA
- a CDS encoding DEAD/DEAH box helicase: MSTNYARFGGNRDTSAGKKSGGGSGNGNRSGARTGSTGGGTRTNSNRSGGNGGGRSRRPVPLKGEFALPVTVTPALPPVTAFTELDLPASIQSALVAEDVTTPFPIQAATLPNSLAGRDVLGRGRTGSGKTLAFGLALLTRTAAYGRRAQPKLPLALVLVPTRELAQQVTDALTPYAKAVNLSIATVVGGMSIGRQSSALRRGADVVVATPGRLKDLIERRDCRLDQVRITVLDEADQMGDMGFMPDVTELLQQVREDSQTMLFSATLDRNVDKLVRTFLTDPVVHSVDPSAGAVTTMEHHVLEVHGADKQATTIEIAARDGRVLMFLDTKHAVDRLTTDLLASGVRAAALHGGKSQPLRTRTLDRFKTGEVSVLVATNVAARGIHVDNLDLVVNVDPPTDPKDYLHRGGRTARAGESGRVVTLVTPGQRRDFSRLMREAGIHPQTAQVRSGDAELSRITGAQAPSGVPVRAPKAPSPASDDSRSRAPRARRSPAPSRGRRESAELAAARKAAAVRRAS; this comes from the coding sequence GTGAGTACGAACTACGCCCGCTTCGGCGGAAATCGGGACACCAGTGCGGGCAAGAAATCCGGCGGCGGCTCCGGCAACGGAAACCGCAGCGGCGCCCGCACGGGAAGCACCGGCGGCGGCACCCGCACGAACAGCAACCGCTCGGGCGGCAACGGCGGCGGCCGCTCCCGCCGCCCCGTCCCCCTGAAGGGCGAATTCGCCCTCCCGGTGACGGTCACCCCGGCCCTGCCCCCGGTCACCGCCTTCACGGAGCTGGACCTTCCCGCCTCCATCCAGTCCGCCCTGGTAGCGGAGGACGTCACCACCCCCTTCCCGATCCAGGCCGCCACGCTTCCCAACTCCCTCGCGGGACGCGACGTCCTGGGCCGTGGGCGTACGGGTTCCGGCAAGACCTTGGCCTTCGGTCTGGCCCTCCTCACCCGTACGGCCGCCTACGGACGCCGGGCTCAGCCCAAGCTGCCGCTGGCCCTCGTCCTCGTACCGACCCGTGAGCTCGCCCAGCAGGTCACCGACGCCCTCACCCCGTACGCGAAGGCCGTGAACCTGAGCATCGCGACCGTCGTCGGCGGCATGTCCATCGGCCGCCAGTCCTCCGCGCTCCGGCGCGGCGCGGACGTCGTCGTCGCCACCCCCGGCCGCCTCAAGGACCTCATCGAGCGCCGCGACTGCCGGCTCGACCAGGTCCGCATCACCGTCCTCGACGAGGCCGACCAGATGGGCGACATGGGCTTCATGCCCGACGTGACGGAGCTTCTCCAGCAGGTCAGGGAGGACAGCCAGACGATGCTCTTCTCCGCCACCCTCGACCGCAATGTCGACAAACTGGTGCGCACCTTCCTCACCGACCCGGTCGTCCACTCCGTCGACCCCTCCGCCGGTGCGGTCACGACGATGGAGCACCACGTCCTCGAAGTGCACGGCGCGGACAAGCAGGCCACCACCATCGAGATCGCGGCCCGCGACGGCCGCGTCCTGATGTTCCTGGACACCAAGCACGCGGTCGACCGCCTCACCACCGACCTCCTGGCCAGCGGCGTCCGCGCCGCCGCCCTGCACGGCGGAAAGTCCCAGCCGCTCCGCACCCGTACGCTCGACCGCTTCAAGACCGGCGAGGTCTCCGTCCTCGTCGCCACCAACGTCGCCGCCCGGGGCATCCACGTCGACAACCTCGACCTCGTCGTCAACGTCGACCCCCCGACCGACCCCAAGGACTACCTGCACCGAGGCGGCCGCACCGCCCGCGCGGGGGAGTCCGGACGCGTCGTCACCCTGGTCACCCCCGGCCAGCGCCGCGACTTCTCCCGCCTGATGCGCGAGGCGGGCATCCACCCGCAGACCGCCCAGGTCCGCTCCGGCGACGCCGAACTGTCCCGCATCACCGGCGCCCAGGCCCCCTCGGGCGTCCCGGTCCGCGCCCCGAAGGCCCCGTCCCCGGCCTCGGACGACTCCCGCAGCCGCGCCCCGCGCGCCCGCCGCTCCCCGGCACCCTCCCGGGGCCGCCGCGAGAGCGCGGAGCTGGCCGCCGCCCGCAAGGCCGCGGCGGTGCGCAGGGCCTCGTAG